CTCGCGAATTGGCATCtggtcaaatctagccaaaaataactcaataatgtcaaataaggttataggaatcaattctaagAAATTAAATTTTGGTCTTTATCCAATTACACAAAGTCAACCATAAAGCCAACATGGGCATGCTTTCCGGAACCCAATAAACGTCATAAATCCCGACTAACCATTCAAATAGGAGTCTAAATATAGAAGtctcatccaaatccgactccaaatcatgGTTTAAATCTCATTTATTCACTCTCCAAATGTTAGCACAAAAACCCTCAAATTCCATCTTCAAATCCCATAATCTATATATAGTAATTCATGGGGAATAAGATAATATCAACATCaagtaaaaatcacttaccctcAAAGTGATGATGAAATTCTCCCCAAATATTGCCTCTAGCCGAGcttcaaaacttcaaatagtGAAAAATAGACTAAACCTTCGATTATAAAAtcgattttcgcatttgcggacccaAATTGTTGCTTATGCGACATCGCATCTACAGGAAAACTTCGTAGATGCGCAACCCACTTAAAACACCGACCAGTCACTTTTGTGGAGAAATATCCGCTCCTGCGGAGCCGCTGTACTGTCATGCCCTGACCTAGAAGAGTGCGATCggtgctcaacagagttaccccggtcgagcaagcctacacaatgccatctacccaactcacccatgaataaagaggagaataCATTCCATTAATTAGACGGTAAGGGGTCATGTTTATAACACCGGTTCATTTCCATAAGTTACATCATTAACAAGTTCCCAAAATAGTACACTATACACTCATAGTTCAAGTGGAACAGATGATGCAATTACAACATATTTAGTTTAACTTTTCCAAAACAAGATACAAACCACGTAATGTCTACGGAGCCCCTAACAGAAATAAAAGAGTACTAAGACAgtgccgacaataaggccccgactattcctcaaaatgctatgtataaaggacaagagatacatgaccccggaataaagtggggctcaccaagtcagctgaggagagggtgtgttgctatcactgatcaatatcaccttctatggaaccacctgcatccattaaagatgcagcgcccccggcaaagggatgttagtacatatggaatagtactagtatgtaaaactaaataccCTCTTAATAGAATAAATAACAGTAAACAGAAGAAAACATGAAATCATTAAGAGGCACAAACAGTTTCAAGGTGTCAAATTAGGGGAAAAGTAAATTTCAAGTGAGTTTCAATCTTTTaaattgggagatctttagcaccaataCACCACCGTATTTTTAGAACGGAGTCCGATCTCCGCCCCCGTATCACCCCAAGACATCCACtcataataccaccatgtgcgcggtatggagtccgatctcagtccgatcggctaagccgtctcaccacaatgccgtgtggatcaaCATCACATCATACCtcactagcaataatctcatcataTTTAAGGGGAAACATATCAACACATCAATTttatcccatataaggggaaacaacctCATCACATTAACATGGGGATTTACTCCTCAATCACTTATACaccagcatgtgtagtttcggGATTAAGTTATTTTgatctacccttcctcggtgactaaacgatactcccaaagcatttattattaaaaggattcacaacttatttcaacatttttgtTCTCGCCTCTttgtttcattggcactaatggccgcAAGTGTAATATCAtttttggcacgttggccatatttcatattttatacttactgtttcactttcaaatatcatcacgGATTGTCGacaacaaacatttctattcaagactctAAGTACACATTTGAGCAATTAAAGGTCTTAGGCACaagtgatttcttacacaatttgacatgatagctttcattagaatcacgttttcAAGTCATAACATTGTAACACACAGCCCATACTTAAATCACCTTCtaaaatagtaactcaacataacaagaacatttggaatcctattgaacgcatatatcttttgatgcaaggcttattcggaataatcaaattataatgagcaacacgggacttacaaggccattgtggggttcaattctaaaagaggagtttagccaacatacctcgctttgagctttccataattcactacacagttccagaaatcctagcaactttgatctatttagagatatagcaaaattgaacacaaattaggaaggagttcatgtttcgagctcatttgagcattttatcgaacactaggtgggcattatgatttctagcttctcctatggtggatttccttcactccacaacccaaggtctacccatttgagctcaactacCTTCCCACAACTCATGATTGTACATGCATGCATAGTGTTACACCCCATAATTTCGTACacgaaagtacgccataaataaattgatggaagctcggaaatgagatgttacatcccgcattttcatacgttaaagtttcgtcgtaagttaatcaatgtaagtttgggaatgagattattttgagatcataaccattatgctatttcaaacaagtgatacgtaaattcgtgaaggtgagagggtaagcgaatcgaaaaaaataaattttcatcgaagtttgacaattgggataaaatacggcccgagctaaaatacccaatatttatagactagtgtcatacaaggtaccacatgagcATAATAGTgaggtgtacaaagtgtgttaaaagtgagtagtattttaagtaatttgagataattcctaattatgtggataattgggtaattattgattttagggggagattaacaattaattaagatgTTGGTGGTTAATTGGTTGGGAATGGATGAGCATTAACGTGGCAGACAACAAGTTACAAAATGTGACTCTTAAATCATTTTTCAAGGTGGCAAAATTTGTGAGATTATGTGGCTTAATCATACCAAGTGTGGATCCCACACCCACTTATATAAAAAGCCTCTCAAAACCACAAAATTGAGGCTTATGACTACATGTAGTAACAGATGGAATTCAAAACTTCTTTAATTCACAAAAATGAAGACATTTACATTTTCAAGTAATAGATAGCTTCAACAAgaaaatttatttaatattgtGATCAAATTTATTATTGAGCGATGGATTAAAAATTCAGCAAGATAACGATCTTAAACAAAAAtttcatacgaagttatactGAGTAATAGCAACGGAATTTATAAATTCTAAGGGAGCACAGTACAATATTtcttaagaatatcatacggatttttttccTACTTCGGTCCGCCATTACATGTTGTCACAATTGATGTGTGCTAAAGGGAttctcaagagaatcggctcaggtatgttaaggttaagcccttccttcattttgtcatgatctcataactacatgtgtttgataacgaggcataaagagaagttcatactcccgaatttatatacattatcctagtcacataagttacagtattctcctttaTCAGGAATttgtattcaattgagtattgtcttcttccagtcaagagagcagagggtctctatatatacagtattacagtattttgaccaccatcgagctataatcggtgggcaggcccctattgggcaacctctgatcagatggtaagttatgtATCGAGCCTACTGCGGCCGAGCgactatgagcgagcccagcatggccaagatacagagcctagtatggtcgagtgcctatgaacgagcctactacggcaggacAGTTACACGTTCCGAGTCTTATAGGGCCAGAcatctattttatttactatattgagagagttgagtcagtatcagcaggtaagtatatctccagatcatctttgactcccagttactttcagttattatattatcagttcagtttcagctttcacttattttattgccttaaatactcggtacgttatttcatattgacgtccctttttttggggacgctgcatttcatgcgtgcataTTTAgacagacagacgagtagatctcctcagtaggtgttgcccgagttcagctttatcggtaagctccacgtctttcggagttgccgggtctagagttttatgtacatcttgtgtatatatgtatataggttatgggtagatCGGGACCCTGTTCGGATCATAGTACATCCAtcactagaggcttgtagacatattctgtcagttagtgcagtatgtcgGGCTTGTAGTAgaccttgtatgtatattttgttggtttgtcagctatagtagttgtgacggccttgtcggcccagttttatattgatgtttagttagcattAGCTTccgttcaattttatattttgcttagaaaattgtcttgcaatgtggccacgaccaaagtatgacattatatgttcagagtcccttagtcgtaagttggtacgcaaggataggtgagtcaccgggtgccggtctcgtcccccaggttcggggcgtgacgcATAGAtacactctcacacccaagaatcacaccctcattaaccatcttctaccccatATTCGAAATTGAGACTAAgacatggaaccttacctcttggatgaagaacttgtgagtttcTCCTTGTGAATTTTCCAACTTTGAGTAAGAATTGATGGATAGTAATCTTAGGAACTTtccctctcactctatggcactTCTTCTCTCTAAAACTATCAGGTTTTTACCTTACAAATGTTCTTCAACGACTATATATCGAAATACGGTTGGGTTAAAACAATTAGAAAAATAAAGCCCCGATGCAAATCTGCGAttgcatatgcgactgcataacgcTTCTGCGTCCCACATAATGGCCCTCCAGCACTGGGGATTTCTACTTCACTCTGTGACACGTTTGCGGTTTGCAGACCAATTCTTCTATCGCATAATGCGACACAGAACTTCCCTCTGGAAATTTTTATGTTGGATCTGCGATGGATTTTGCGGCCCgtgaaatgattatgcggccgcataatggtcctaaATTTAGCTCAAGTTTATGCTTCATTCTGCGGCagatctacggtccgcagagtggaccgcagaaacgccCTGCTTAGTCCGCTCTACTTGCCCGTCAGCCTGTGGATGGAAAgctactaagatttacctgagtacccaccccttgctgaaatgtcttccaaaagttagttgtgaactgtgccccccaatcagaaatgatggaaactggagtgccatgcagcctaactatttccttgatatacaactgagcatattgttcacTGTGTCTGtggccttaacaggtaagaagtgcgctgatttcgtgagtcgatccacaatcacctaaattgAGTCGAACTTGCGAAGAGTGTGAGGTAGTcgtaccacaaagtccatattgatcagcTCTCGTTTCCACATCGGAATTTCTATGTTACGTGCCAACCcgccgggcctttggtgttcggccttcacttgctgataatttggaCATCTCGTCAAAAATTCTGCTACATTccttttcatatcattccaccagtagactttcttaagatcatggtacatctttgtagagcccgtGTGCACGGagtacctagaagtgtgagccttggccatgattctttcccggagaccatccacatttggaacacatagtcgcccttggtaccttagggtaccatcatccatgccaagagaaaaggccatggtcttatgtttatgagtCCGcgccttcaattgtaccaacaatgggtcaTTGTATTGattttccttgacttccacaacaagcgatgattcaaccctattttgcacaatcactcctccttcactagTTACCGCAAGAAGAACtgccaaactagccaaccgatgaacctccttggccaacgacctttgatatgcctccaagtgagccaaactacccatagatttccggctaagaacAACCGCTACAATATTAGCCTTCCCTGGGtgatacagaatatcgatgtcgtaatcctagagtaactcaagccatcttctctgcctcagatttaattccttcttgaaaatgtaatgaaggcttttatggtccgtgaatatatccatggaccccatacagataatgacaccaaatcttcaatgcaaataccaccgtcGCAAGCTCTAAgttatgtgttggatagttctttttatgattcttgagttgcctagaagcataagctatcaccttgccatgttgtattaatacacacccaagtccgattcttgaagcatcacaatataccacaaacccatctgtaccctctagtagagtcaacaccggtgccgtagtcaatcttgatttcaactcctggaagctcctttcataagcatctaaccattggaacttaaacgccttctgcgtcaatttagtcaatggagaggcaagagtagagaacccctccacaaacttcatgTAATATCTAGCTAAGCCGAAACAAATACGAATCTCcgttggggtagtaggtctaggccaattctttaccgctgaaatcttctgaggatcaaccttaattccttctctagagacaacatggcccaagaatgtgacagattcaagccaaaattcacatttcaaaaattttgcatataactggtgttgATACAGAGTATGCAAAACTGccttgagatgatcggcatggtcctctcgactgtgtgaatataccagaatatcgttaatgaacactatcacaaaggagtcaagaaaaggcttgaagactcgattcatatgatccatgaaagctgccagGGCATTTATTAGCCCAAAGgatattaccaaaaattcaaagtgcccataccgggtcttgaaagctgtttttggaatatcctgctcccttatattcaattggtgatacccagatcttaaatcaatttttgagaagtacttagcaccatGCAATTGGTCAAagaagtcatctatccttggcagtgggtacttattattgatcatgactttgttgagctgccgatagttaatacacattctcagtgacctatctttcttccttacaaaaaggacctGTGTGcctcaaggcgacacactcggccggatgaaacccttctctaataaATCCTTTAATTggtcctttagctccttcaactccgctggtgccattttgtaaggtggaatagatataggttgcgtgcctagcatcacatcaatcccaaaatcaatctccctgtctggcgggataccagggagctcatccggaaagacctccaAAAATTCATTCACCACTGGCACGTACTCAAGTGTAGGTGACTCAGCATTGATGTCCGTAActcagaccaaatggtaaatacaccccttgttgatcaccttgatggccttaaggtaagaaataaacctacccttcggcaccacattatcccccttccattcaataactggctcatttgaaAATTCAAATCTAATGGTTCAGGTTCAACAatcaagcttagcaaaacatgagtaaagccagtccatccctattattacatcaaaatcaaccatccacatctcaatgagatcggccatggtgttcTGACCACGCATTGTGACAACGTTGTCCCTATGAACCCacgcggccacaatagactcaccaaccggagtagatacgaagaacggctcatgaagttgttccggttctatcccaaattccatagcaacatagagAGTCACATatgacaaggtggaaccgggatcaataagagtatatacatcatgagattagacagtcaatatacctgtgacgacatctggagaagcctctgaactctagCGACCCTTCATAGCATAGAAATAGCTGGGGTCCTCTCGAACTctatgcaccacccctagctgcaccatgccctacgggtgctggagtgcctcggGTTTTAGGTaacattttacggggccttacatgtaCGATCAATTTGCACTTCTACATGAGTGCTTCTAAGTTGATAGTTCCATATTTGTGACTCCCCTGCCCAGGGTAAGTTCCTCTTTTGCGGAATCCTCCACACACCTGctatctcgcacctgcggtcaaagcTCTGCAGGTGCGACACAACAGAACCATTTCTACCAACTTTAACCTGAATGATTCGAAATCCATCTGAAACACTCCTGAGCCTCTCAGGACCCCatccaactgtcacgaccccaatccccctctgtaggatgtcgtgatggcacgtaGTCTCTAACATACATGAAGAATTgacagaaataataataaaactcccAACTAAACCAACGTCTATCATTATAGGATTCCACAATACAACTGAATATAACACCAAAAATGTAGTGacactgagtcataagctctacatgagTATACGGAAACATCCCTATACAACGGTATATATGAAAGGAGAATAAAGTAGAAACTatatagaaggtgactccgaggcctgctaacaccgacaggtataccttgaagtctctgatctAAGCTCAACTCACAGATGCCTAGCTTGTtatgaagtacctagatctgcacacaaaaaatgtgtagaagcgtagtatgagtacaccacaacggtacctagtaagtatcaagcctaaccccagtagagtagtgacgaggccaggtcaagacacctactggaataaataaagaaactgAATATGTCTAGTACATAATAATAATGGAAACAATGGAAATGATACAATGAGGAAATATAtcaagaatagctacactgaaattaaggcaattaagacatcacagaagaaacacataataaaaATGCCGAGGAAATGATACAGACAAATACAAGTGATATAAATGAAATatagcaacaagaatcactaccgaggtaccacctcgtagtcacTTTTCACAATCAAAattcacagtctttccttatatcacagcgggagccttacatttagttttaaaaatcatttttccgaaatagctacctgcattttagcccaccttatcacactgcgtggcttcaagtagttcccctactagcagcATGCGTTACAAAAgcaccttatctcatcgcatgcgtttcaacacctatccttataccatcgcatgcatatcaatatcacaacatatcacaaatcacacctcaagtgcccaataccacaacttgccaaagaagtcaacaataaccatgtttccataataaatagcccatgactcaaccaaaatatgtacaagagtctcaacaatagcaatcgaaagtgaatatatcaacaagaatggtatttcaataaTTTATGTAACGACCTGATTGGTCATTTCGAGTATTTGCACTTTATTaggtggtttgagggcatgagtagttac
This region of Nicotiana tomentosiformis chromosome 4, ASM39032v3, whole genome shotgun sequence genomic DNA includes:
- the LOC138909985 gene encoding uncharacterized protein, with the translated sequence MAPAELKELKDQLKDLLEKGKANIVAVVLSRKSMGSLAHLEAYQRSLAKEVHRLASLAVLLAVTSEGGVIVQNRVESSLVVEVKENQYNDPLLVQLKARTHKHKTMAFSLGMDDGTLRYQGRLCVPNVDGLRERIMAKAHTSRYSVHTGSTKMYHDLKKVYWWNDMKRNVAEFLTRCPNYQQVKAEHQRPGGLARNIEIPMWKRELINMDFVVRLPHTLRKFDSI